The genomic DNA CTGGAATTATGACAAAGTTGCGAATATACTTAATCacttttacttatttatctaaTGTAATGACGCTTCATAAACTCGTGTTTTTCATATAGGACAGAATATACGATTATGTATGTCACTGTCTTGCATCTGGTCATACAATCACACAGATAAAATTACTTAGCATCTGGCGGTTTGTTCGTTTACAATGTTCATGCCATTTCCATTTGGCAGGCAGTTTGGAGATCACCGCTCCCCCCTTTATCTCTTTTGACACCAGAAAGAGACAATTCTTTACTTCCATTATCACACACCAAGATATTTGAGTAAAAAAACATCTCAATTTGATTACATATAAAACGTGACAATTAAGAATAACAGTTCAAGTAGGTAGGGTAAGTGAACCATAATTGATTTGCAGAAAACTGATTCAATTACAGTTCTATGTACACAATGGACTGGCAGACGACAGAGTCAGTCACCCTAGTTTTTGCTAGTGGCGCAAGGGTTACAGGAGTAGACCGTCACACGAGTTTCGTCAGTCAGCCTTGAAGGAGCAGACGGGCGGGCGACGGGCGGCCGCCGGGCGGGCGACGGGCGGGCGACGGCCGACACGCTGCGGTTTGAACGCTGAGTTGTAAAACGCtcatattatacaatgtgataggggtgggacttctaacccgttaaggctgagtattacatctaattttatcgacaaaaaaacctaattgaaaatattgaaaaatagtgattttttcggcaaaagtatttcaaaatgattttttttctcaccaaaacattatcatacatataaaacaagtaatgaattagttagccaaggttattagctaccgtttgtcgtttttttttgtttctacgacgcttacaacctttgatatcaaaaaaagtaaaaaaaatattaaactagccataatttttagggggaggggattcgatcccttcgacccccgacttttgtcgataaaattagatgtagtactcagccttaacgggttagaagtctcacccctatcacattgtatagaagTTTCTGTTTTAAACTTAgacttttttatagtttattttttttttgtttattggaaGAACATTTTTGATAGAGGTTTGTAGTCATGTATAATGGAaacagtagtttttattttctcgATTGACTTAGACACAAACCGGCCAAATAATAGATATGTATTGTATTCAGTTGTTAAATTGTGTCAGATTTTAaaactatctatttatttaactccTCTTCATGCACATAAATTTGTACACAAGGCGGGCTTAATGCCGCAGGCTGTTTATTtaatactgttttgtttttgacaGAACATTTCATATATTAACCGGGAATTTTCCTCGCAATCCTATAGTAACGACAAAAAAGATTGCGTGAAgtttaatttggttttaaacCTGTTATGTAGTTAATCTTTATTTGTTTGACAATAATAAAAGGTTTACTTTAGTTGTTCGGTTTATTACATGTACTTAGATTAAATGTTGAATGTGTTCAATAATAAACGCAGCGTTTAAAACGCTCGTCTGTGTAACATCGGTCTGATAATTCAAGATTTCACGGCACGGTCTTCGGTTTAGGTGTCGATGTCACTAACGTGGATGAGACatgcaataataattttacagtttttttacttatttgtaGTTTATGGTTCAGAGATTGCAAGTGAGGCTGCTGAGTATGAGGTTTGGAATTCAATTTCGGAATCGATGATATTTTTAAGTTCTTTTACAAAGCATGATTATTATATCGACGGTTGAAAGACTAATTGATCTAAGCTATTTTTTTTGCGATATaaagttatacatatacatgttAGAAATcgttgtcgttctacgtggaggactaagggctCCCCCTGAGATGcctttgttcagtagtggacatctctcggttgatgatgatgatgatgatgttagaAATCAGCGATTTTTTTTCTCCATCATCCGAATGATGTATATCACTCAATATTGCAAAAAAGTACCTTAGATCAGTAGCCTTTCAACTGTCCATATATTACTGTTACTTTTTGTTAATGCAATTAGGTTAATGTATTTAGTTTTGATGAATATAACACACATCTCATTCTTATTTCATTACCTTcaagctattaaaaaaaaagctacatCAGCAAaactgattttaatttaaaaacccaATGAAATGAAAACCAACAGCGAATATCCGCAAACATTGGAATCcaaacacaaatatttgcacaatgcggaaatcgaatccgcGACACGAAACGTAGCTTATTAATATAACAGATTAAATGTTACACGATCTCAACCATTGTGTTTAtggtattttgttgtaattggaTTTCCGGATTTTTGGGGTTCTGTGCTATCCCGATCATCAGAAATTCATCTCAGGGCATCAGAttcaaatacaattaaattataaaaaatcgaGATAAGTAGGTGCGTAATCGATGTTGCTGTTTCAtgtttctttagttttatttgtcaagatgtacatattttaattaaattaacaataaaagtCGTTAATGTATTCAATAATATCTGTCAATATATATCTGGAAATAAAACCCACTAATATTATTGTAGCCAAATACTATAacaactattaaacaaaaacccAAAACTACGATAGAAgcaaatgacgtcataatttattGCTAAAGAATTTCATTCAGTAACTCGCGCAGTTGGACTGCGCTCGACTTGTAAACCGACGCTAACTGATCCATACAATTCTCAACTGGCCATAGTTATCGGTAGCGAAGAGAATCGTTTgtcaaacaatataaataatagtagTTTAAACTGACACAAACAGTTGATCGCGCGCAGCCGCCGGACAATCACTCCGGTGTAGTGATCTAATTGAGTTATGCTTCAATAATCACGATAACAATGATAGCGACACAGCTAATTctaatttcttttgttattaCCACCAATGCACTAAGCATAGGGACTGTGAGTGAACAAAATGTGACAAAACGTGAAGCGAACCTAGGTGACCTGTTCCCGGATTGGGTACCTTTCAAGAACAAACATGGTGAGGAACTTGGAGAATTCGTTCAGGTTGCTCGTAAACCTAAGAAGAGGTTAGCACCACCTGTTAACTTCGTGCTTAGAGCAGTAGCTGAATCTGAAGGCGATGACTACTTTGAAAAAGGCCAAGGTGAGAGCGATAATGATGACTACTACGAAAAGAAAGATTGGTCTGACATCAATAGGTCAGCGCCATCCCAAGAACCAAGTAAACCTAATGCCTTAAACCACACTGAAATTTCCGAAATAGACGGTGTTGTTAACATAATAACCCAAAAAGCACCAAATACTGTCGTAGAAGCCCTTCAGAAAGCAAAACAGAAAGGTACCTCAGAGTTAAGCGAGAAAGAAGAAAATCAAGCTTTTGAAATAAGGGAGAGTGCTGAAGAAAGCAAAATTCCCAGTAGCAGAAAGAAAGCAAGAAATTATGAAGACGATCTTGACTACGAAGAAGGCAATACGGAAAAACGGAAATTAATTGAGCCGATAGAAGAAGACCAAAATGAAAATGAAGCCAAAAAAGCAATTTTGGATACTGTTGACGAGTTGAAATTACGCCATGCTAAGGAACAAGTGGCAATAGCAGAAAAGGCTAAAGAAGAAGAAATTTACAAAGAAGAACTTGAAAGGCAAAAGATTCAAGCGCAGCTTTCTCCGGTAGAAAATGATAAATATGATGATAAGCCGAAATCGAAAAAGAAGTATCCAGACTACGACGAATACGACGAGAAATATGTGTCACTTGATGAAAAATACAAGGTGAGCCCCGAAAGAACAAAACCAACGACCACACGAGTGCCGAAACGAACGAGCAAACTAAAggagaagaaagaaaagaagataGAATCTGGCAAACTGTCTGTGTTCAAGAACCCTCAACTGTACATAGTGTATGACGATGACAGCGAGGAAACAACCACTGTAAAGGCAAAAGCACGTCAATCAAATACtgcaaaaccaaaacaaaataaaccagAAAAATTCTCAGCTAAATATTCAGCAACGCCTGGTGTACCAGATTTAGTAGAAGGTAATGAAAGGATTTCGCTAGTACCAGAAGAGAAGGAAGGCAAAGAAGGAGAACCAACGCTGTTCTTCCCTAAAAGGAGAAAGAACAAGAAGCGCAAGAAGCCCGCAGCTGATTTAACTGACTCTACTTCTACTGCAACAACTGGTAAGGCGATTAAACAAGAGAAGAATAAGACTACTACAAAAGCCCCAGTAACTGAAGTTACATCTAAGGAAACGACAGCTTCTGACAATACAAGTACTGAAGTCACAGGATCCGACACCACTGGTTCAGATTCCATAATAGTTGATACCACGGTTCAGACTGGGCCGTCAGGAACTGATGCTGTGTCTACGAACAGTGATGCGGTCACTGATGCTGTACCAGCTTCCACTCATCACCATAAAGAGCCGGAGAAGAAAGAAGAGAATTATCATCGGGAGAAGGGTAAGTGATTTGATTTAATCTTGTAGATATGAGAAGATGATTTATGGGCTTGATCTTAtctgcataataattaatatttgaagatCACGTTCAAGGAAAAGCGTTAATATTTCATATCTGGTTTGAATAACTCATCTGTCTATCTGAGAATATGCTAACCAAATATATACTTTATACACATGGGAATAgataggtttttttaaagggtaTTAAACTAAATGACAGTTTTGTCAGATTATAATTGAATAAGTAAATTCATTAGATGAAAAATGGAGCTAGTTCAACATAAAACCGTATAATGTGTAAGGTGAGTACTGAAACAGTAACAAAATACATTCCAATTTtggttattagtttttaaaactaatgaCTGTGTAGATTATTTTCGTTATTGATTAAAgcattaagaaaaaaaagagCCGAAAGAAAAATATGTCGGTCACCAGGGTCCGACTTGGCGATTAACGTGTTAAAACTAACACCTAAAGTTTACAATATTCACCGAGCAACTCTAATATTCTGGTCAATTTTAAGCATAAAACGTCTCAAGCTCACTTGCGCAAAAACTCTGAAATCCAAGCTACCAATTGCTGGAACTAAAGCAACCAAACAacgccaaaataaataaatagaaatgaaGTAACAACAGACTGAATTCGATACTTAAGCTTAAATTACTAATGAAGAagatatttgaattttattttaacggtATTTCACTTGGTAAGGATAACAACGTTACCTTTCTTGGAAATTATTAAAGTTTCCAAGATTATACCTTAGTATTTATAATTCTAAAATGGATACTTAGGTCGAACAATATCTACTTCTCACTTATTTCGTTaatgaataatactttaattGAGTTACTAATTTAGAGTCGACTAGACTAATTTCTTTGATCATAGATTACTATTCTGAATGAATAGGTAATTAtcttttgtttctattttctcTTTATTCGAAGGGAAcattaatttcactttttttagAGGGGTGAAATTAATCTAATGTCTTTACCTGCCTTGGGAgaagcgggagggagtgtcagactcttactgcctaaaaaccacctcgttcctaacCTTAGTTTTGGAgccggggctccggtaaccATATCCATATACCGACTCCACATTTCCTACGTTTCCATTCTAATTTAACATATAACTTAATTCAATTCTTTCTATGTAACTTAtgataagtaatcattattGGCAGTCGCTAGGTGTCAGAGAAAGgaggttaaaataaaaaaagaacacataCAATCCATATTcagaaaaatgtaattattcatCATCTGGCTAAGATCAGTTTTCAgctattttaaatacttattgcgTAACAAAGGCTTTTTTACACACTGTAACATCAGTACACTAAAAAAATGGAATATAAAAAACCGAATTTTATAGCCGACTCAtgaatttttttatcaaaaaattttAAACGACCTATacgaaaagttttaaattaacctataaaataatatgactttGCAATTCGCATAGTGGGCGAACATGAAACGTCTCTGGATAAAACTTGCGTAAAAATTTACGCTTCTCCTAGACATATTGGACCTTTCATCCAATTTGCATTTGCGGAAattgtaatacaaaaaaatatgagtacATTTCACCTTCTCAAAAGTTGTACCATAGGAATGAGCAATTCCTTTCACCCCCAAAATACTTTCGTCGCGCAAAGAGCGTGCTCTCAGCAAAATTGAACTCTAACGTCTTAGAATAGAGGTTTAATACAGAAATttgtagttttatataaaattgctgTATAGTAGAATAAGAAAGAATCTCCTAATTTCTTCGACAAGGTTTTCGTTTCACAGCTATGTTACACCACAATTTTTGATAGTTATCCGACTTTTgtttggaaaaaaaaacaagaaattttTCGTAAATAATGAGAAGTTTTTCCTTAAAGTAATGAATCTGCTTCCCACGTAATAGGATGGGCCTTATTGATTACTTATTGTAACTGATtgacatttatattatatcttgaCGTCGATACGACGGTTCacatgtgtatttttattttagtaattggGTATTAGAAACAAACAAGGaacatgttgttttttattcgaAGTTTCTGTTTTAGACATTTTTGTGACGTCATAGATACGAAAGTTATTATGtttgggtatttttttaaaacctttcATATCTCCGCCATGTTTTTTatagtaaatgagcagacggggcaactgatggtaagcaatcgccgtcgcccaaggacacccaaaataccagaggcgtcagaagtacgttgccggccctttgggggttaggttatttaagggttgttggggaatcggggattggaggATTAGGAatggaggtaattgggcctccggttgtCTCAtgcacacaacgaaacacaacgcaaatgttgtttcacatcggttttctgtgaggtcgtagtATTATTCCGGCCGGCctattagtgccgaagcatggctctcccaaacttaattttttaaatcaacctCTCAATATTCTAAATCCTGAGTTTCATAAACCTCTTCCCCGTTGATTTAGTGACCGCAAAAGTGGTTACTGACCGTCGCAGATCGAGTTTGAGACTCAAGCGTTCAAGCGAAATATTAGGTGTTTCAATTTCAAAGTTTGGGATATTATATAGTAGAGTATAGCTTAGACTGGGGACTAGTAAATGGATCGTTGGATTCATGTTATCTTAGTGTAATTGAACTATAACATGGGCTTATTATTGTAACTAGTCGAGGTTGTAGTTTACTTAAACGTCTTATTAGTTTGAAGTAGTAGTTAGTCTTCCTTGAGATTTCAATGTTTCTAAGCAATGTAATAACTTTAAATTTGTTCGGTCATTTTCAAAATTCTGGTTACTTTTTTAGACTTTTACAATTTTACTACGATTACACTAGGAATTTTTCGTGCCACAAGAGCGTACagagatataatataatttcacaCACTCATGTATAAAAATCAGTACAGTTAAGAGCGACCAGTACCACCTAGTACCTACAAACTGGTTCTTTAAGTGTAGGAACATTACGTAGGTCCAGAAACAAATCCGGCAGTAACTCTTCAGTGTACCCTTGAAATAACAGTCTCTGCACGTTCATTAGTAGGTTAATTATTCAATATACACTTAAAGGAAATtccaacatttttggttttttcGTACTGACTAATGTTCCTTTTTGTTTTGgcttaatttataatatatgtgAATTGGAATAGTTTGACCCATATTGAAAGCGGGTTGCTTATTTTTGAATTACGTTACTATGGGGCATTAAGATATAGTTACTTTTTTCCATCACTTCCATCACTGCCAATATTATTTCTACTacataactttatatttatgcacttacttaattataagtgtctttataaaaataaatactaaaattggTTATAGTAAAAGATACTTGTTTGGAAAGTCATAAAAACTTTGGGGAATACTGCAAATAAATcttcaaagtaaaataatttttacacgaaaaatatacaaaattcatCAGCCATAGTCCAAATCTACCTACTGTTTAATTCTAGCTAAACATTGCATTAAAACTATTACCATGCAATCTAGTAACATTGACCCAAGATTTCAAATGTTTGTATTGACAACacaactaattatttattttccaaacaaAAATCTGAAGCTAAAACAAATTGATTAAAGCATTTTAATAAAGAACACTTTTTGTCCAATCAGCTAAGCATTTCACGCACTGTGCAAGTAATATTCGTTGCCCACTGGACCGTTATATTGCATCTATGGATAAAATAAAGTTAcctgaaacatttattttataaataagtgaaGGATTTTGATAACATAAAACCCGCTAGATGAGATGAGCAGAAATGTCCTCAAAGAAATAAACACTttaatacaattatgtaatCAATCCCACAGCATTAAAGGACGAGCCCATACAttcatacaacaaaataatattttttacaaatttgtCTGTGTCTGTCTGTTGGTCTGTTTGTTttagctaatctctgaaatagctggaccgattttgatgttgTGGGCAGGTAGTTGATATGCTAAGGACTAACTAaagcctcgtccccactaggaacaATTGTCGAGCAACATGTCTTcagggacacatgtcgctcgacaattATTCCTAGGGAGACGAGGTTTTAGGcaacttttattagtcacaaagtccgtaatccacgcaaaccaagccgcgggcatcagctagtttaTTGATATTTAGTTGTAATGAATTTATGAAGCGTAGATGCAATATTTAGCCTTGGTCTTGATTTTTTAACTTATAAACTAGATCACAGTGTTAACGCAGCAAAAActatatcaataataatttg from Spodoptera frugiperda isolate SF20-4 chromosome 9, AGI-APGP_CSIRO_Sfru_2.0, whole genome shotgun sequence includes the following:
- the LOC118271360 gene encoding histone acetyltransferase KAT6B isoform X2, whose product is MIATQLILISFVITTNALSIGTVSEQNVTKREANLGDLFPDWVPFKNKHGEELGEFVQVARKPKKRLAPPVNFVLRAVAESEGDDYFEKGQGESDNDDYYEKKDWSDINRSAPSQEPSKPNALNHTEISEIDGVVNIITQKAPNTVVEALQKAKQKGTSELSEKEENQAFEIRESAEESKIPSSRKKARNYEDDLDYEEGNTEKRKLIEPIEEDQNENEAKKAILDTVDELKLRHAKEQVAIAEKAKEEEIYKEELERQKIQAQLSPVENDKYDDKPKSKKKYPDYDEYDEKYVSLDEKYKVSPERTKPTTTRVPKRTSKLKEKKEKKIESGKLSVFKNPQLYIVYDDDSEETTTVKAKARQSNTAKPKQNKPEKFSAKYSATPGVPDLVEGNERISLVPEEKEGKEGEPTLFFPKRRKNKKRKKPAADLTDSTSTATTGKAIKQEKNKTTTKAPVTEVTSKETTASDNTSTEVTGSDTTGSDSIIVDTTVQTGPSGTDAVSTNSDAVTDAVPASTHHHKEPEKKEENYHREKGGGREHHSEHEEEHSEEGKKAYEGLHKETKSAKGYHDRESHSGKYDDHGGINKHHEEESGHYGDHHHEEHGKKHAKYEESGKHSKGHSTKGSHDIHKKEEYEKKVEFFEEEGDSAEEEKHGGFNEEHGHSKGGHFKNGNYNAGHEEHKKGDSGHFAKGGHLHVSKGHKSAAGHDGHSKQSSAHLAKNGKDAGKKWIYHHGYPPKTANLVLIDRRTDQMYHGPQYYG
- the LOC118271360 gene encoding uncharacterized protein LOC118271360 isoform X1 is translated as MIATQLILISFVITTNALSIGTVSEQNVTKREANLGDLFPDWVPFKNKHGEELGEFVQVARKPKKRLAPPVNFVLRAVAESEGDDYFEKGQGESDNDDYYEKKDWSDINRSAPSQEPSKPNALNHTEISEIDGVVNIITQKAPNTVVEALQKAKQKGTSELSEKEENQAFEIRESAEESKIPSSRKKARNYEDDLDYEEGNTEKRKLIEPIEEDQNENEAKKAILDTVDELKLRHAKEQVAIAEKAKEEEIYKEELERQKIQAQLSPVENDKYDDKPKSKKKYPDYDEYDEKYVSLDEKYKVSPERTKPTTTRVPKRTSKLKEKKEKKIESGKLSVFKNPQLYIVYDDDSEETTTVKAKARQSNTAKPKQNKPEKFSAKYSATPGVPDLVEGNERISLVPEEKEGKEGEPTLFFPKRRKNKKRKKPAADLTDSTSTATTGKAIKQEKNKTTTKAPVTEVTSKETTASDNTSTEVTGSDTTGSDSIIVDTTVQTGPSGTDAVSTNSDAVTDAVPASTHHHKEPEKKEENYHREKGGGREHHSEHEEEHSEEGKKAYEVKTWAERKKSLNSNWIAQKPKPWYYLYMDGLHKETKSAKGYHDRESHSGKYDDHGGINKHHEEESGHYGDHHHEEHGKKHAKYEESGKHSKGHSTKGSHDIHKKEEYEKKVEFFEEEGDSAEEEKHGGFNEEHGHSKGGHFKNGNYNAGHEEHKKGDSGHFAKGGHLHVSKGHKSAAGHDGHSKQSSAHLAKNGKDAGKKWIYHHGYPPKTANLVLIDRRTDQMYHGPQYYG